The following are encoded together in the Cicer arietinum cultivar CDC Frontier isolate Library 1 chromosome 2, Cicar.CDCFrontier_v2.0, whole genome shotgun sequence genome:
- the LOC101503496 gene encoding metalloendoproteinase 5-MMP-like yields the protein MMISYLFEFLLVLLLIIANTTLSAYIPQFSPSFGKQIMKENAWKNKLDSQLSSTEIQNLSQIKKFLSDFGYLKQDVEWFDNVLDNETISAIKTYQQNFNLKVTGNITIEVLKHMSFPRCGVPDLNLDNGFDTPNVAWPKGNKWFPKGKKNLSYGFLPGSEISLEMMIVLKNALTRWSKATKVISFTETKYDDADIKFGFYYFGNRTEDVIVGYTFIISQQNSKRKSGEICFDGSESWVLPNDDHIWSWQIDFETVAMHQIGHLLGLDHSFDEESVMYPTILPSQPIKVELTLSDNQNIQQLYTQFNPTSGYVRCFSFFGSSYGLSSSLLLGFVFAFLFN from the coding sequence ATGATGATATCATATCTATTTGAATTTCTGTTAGTCCTTCTCCTTATCATTGCCAATACAACCCTTTCAGCTTATATCCCTCAATTCTCTCCATCTTTTGgcaaacaaataatgaaagAAAATGCATGGAAAAACAAATTAGATTCACAATTATCATCGACAGAGATTCAAAACCtatctcaaataaaaaaattcttgtccGATTTCGGCTACCTCAAACAAGATGTAGAGTGGTTTGACAATGTTTTAGACAATGAAACAATATCAGCTATTAAAACCTACCAACAAAATTTCAATCTTAAAGTAACCGGCAACATAACCATCGAGGTTTTAAAACATATGTCATTTCCACGATGCGGTGTCCCTGATTTGAATCTTGACAATGGCTTCGATACACCTAATGTAGCGTGGCCGAAAGGGAATAAATGGTTCCCTAAAGGAAAGAAAAATCTTTCCTATGGTTTTCTTCCAGGGAGTGAAATCTCATTGGAAATGATGATAGTGTTGAAAAATGCCTTAACGAGATGGTCAAAGGCCACAAAGGTAATTAGTTTCACGGAGACAAAGTACGATGACGCTGACATTAAGTTTGGGTTCTACTATTTCGGCAATAGAACAGAGGATGTTATTGTTGGGTACACTTTTATTATTTCGCAACAAAATTCTAAAAGAAAGTCAGGTGAGATATGTTTTGACGGTTCAGAGTCCTGGGTGTTACCAAATGATGATCACATTTGGTCGTGGCAAATTGACTTCGAGACTGTGGCAATGCATCAAATAGGTCATCTGCTTGGACTTGATCACTCTTTTGACGAAGAGTCTGTTATGTATCCTACCATATTGCCATCACAACCAATTAAGGTGGAATTAACACTTTCAGATAACCAAAACATTCAACAACTCTATACCCAATTCAACCCCACTTCTGGTTATGTTAGGTGTTTTAGTTTCTTTGGCTCCAGTTACGgtctttcttcttcattgtTACTTGGATTTGTTTTCGCGTTTCTGTTTAATTag